Within the Roseicitreum antarcticum genome, the region CGCCCCGAACTGACGCGTCGCGACCGCATTTCAATCAAGCTGGCGGAATTCGGGCGCAAGGGGCCGCGCTACATATTGGAATGGGCGCGCAAGCGCATCGCATGGGAGAAATCGCGGCGCGCGGATGCGCCCGTCGATGTGGCGCCCGATACGTTCCACGATACCGCGATCGAGGCCGCTTTCCGTCACGCGCTTGGACAGTACGATCTGGCGCCATGGGACGGCAATCTGCATCTGTTCCGCCCGCCCCTGGACCACCATTGGAAGGTATCGGACGGGCGCTGGGTCAGCCGGCAGAAAGAATATGTCTTCGCGGACAACGATTGGACGCGCTTTGCCCCGAACCTCAGCGTTTACGAGGTACCCGGCGATCATGACAGCATGGTGCTGGAACCCAACGTCCGCGTCCTTGCGGCCCGGATGCGGCGCCTGATGGCCGATGCGGAACCCGAAATCACCCTCAAACAAGCGGCCGAGTAAACACCGATGACAAGCACCGTCCTGACGATCATCCTGAACTACAAGACCGCCGATATGACGTTGCGCGCCGCCGAATCGGCGCTGCAGGCGATGGAGGGAATTCCGGGCGCGATCACCATTGTCGATAACGACAGCGGCGACGGCTCGTTCGAGATGATGCGCAATGCTGTCGCGCTGAAGGGCTGGGACCGGGTGCGGGTCGTGGCTTCGGACCGCAACGGCGGGTTTGGCGCAGGCAACAACTTTGGCATGCGGCTGGGCCTGCCGGGCGGCGCGCGCCCAGATTACATCTATGGGCTGAACTCGGACGCGTTCCCCGACCGTCACGCCATCGACCGGCTGCGGCAGTACCTGGACCAGCATCCCAAAGCGGCCTTTGCGGGCAGCTATGTGCATGGCGACGACGGTGCGACGCATACCTCTGCCTTCCGCTTTCCGTCAGTGTTGGGTGAGCTGGAGAACGGCATCAAAACCGGCTTTGTCACAAAACTCCTGGCAAAGCATGTCGTTCCGATGAAACAGCCGGAAACGACATGCCCGGTTGACTGGATCTCGGGCGCCAGCTTCATGATGCGGCAAGACGCGCTGGACGCCATCGGCTTGTTCGATGAGACGTTCTTTTTGTATTTCGAGGAAACCGACCTGTGCCTGCGCGCCCGGCGCCATGGCTGGTCGGTGGTCTATGTGCACGACAGCGTTGTGGAACACATCGGGTCGGTCAGCACCGGCATGAAGGTTTGGCACCGGGTGCCAGGATACTGGTACGACAGCCGCTTCCATTACTTCCACAAGAACCACGGCAAGCTTTACACCGTTGCGGCCACCGCTGCGCTGGTGCTGGGCGAGGGAATTTATGCCCTGCGCCGGGTTATCCAACAAAAACCTGCCATTACCCCGCCACACTTTGTCCGTGATCTGCTGTCACATCACTTGAAAAGGTTAATGCCCGGCGGTGGCGCGACGACAATCAGCACGTCGGGCAGCCAGTCGGGTAACAAGTCGGGCGTCAAAGCCCAGTAGTCCTGTTGGTTACGGAAAGGATCATGTCATGTCCCGGTTTTCCGGCATAGCGATTGGTGAAGACACGCTGCTGATCCAGTGTGGCGAAATCCTGCTGGACAAGGGGCATGACCTGCGCGCGGTGGTGTCGGTTGCGCCTGATGTCGTGCATTGGGCCGTAGGGCGCGGGCTGCGTGTGATTGCCCCCGGCGCGGGGCTCGCGGACCGGCTGGCCGATGATCTGACGCCCGGCGGGTTCGACTGGTTGTTCAGCATCGCCAATCTGACACTCATCCCGCAAACCGTGCTGACGCAGGCACGGCGCGGTGCGGTGAATTTCCACGACGGCCCGTTGCCCCGCTATGCCGGGCTCAATGCGCCGGTCTGGGCGCTGCTGAACGGCGAGGCGCAGCACGGCATCACTTGGCACGTGATGGAGGATGGCGTCGATACGGGCGATATTCTGGAACAGCGCCGCTTTGACATTGATCCCCAAGATACCGCGCTGACGCTGAACACCAAATGCTATGCGGCGGCGATGGAGGGCTTCACGGCGCTGGTCGATCAGCTTGCCAGTGGCACGCAATCGCCCCGCGCGCAGGATATGGCCGCGCGTCAGGTCTTTCGCCGCGATGACCGCCCCGCGCTTGCCGGTCGGCTGGAGTTCTCCCGTGACACTGCCGCGCTGATCCGCATGGTCCGCGCGCTGGATCATGGGCGCTACTGGAATCCGGTGACTTTACCGAAGCTGGACCTTGGCGGGCGCGTTGTTTGTGTCGGTGCTGCCGAAGTGGCGCAGGGGCAGGGTGCCCCGGGCACTGTCCTGGCGGCGGATGATGATGCGGTGGTGGTTGCCACGGCGGATGGCGCGGTACGGCTTTCGGGGTTGATTTGCCCGATGGGTCTGCCCGTGGTGCCCGGTGCGTTGGTGGCCCCGGGCGACATGCTGTCCACCCCCGACGCTGACCTGACCGATGCGATGGCGCGGGTCGTGGTCGGAGAGGGTGGGTGGCGCCGCGCGCTGGTCGGTTTTGAGGCTGCGGTTTTGCCGTTGGCCAGCGCCCCCGCGACCGCTGAAATGGCCACCTTCCCGCTGGACCTTCCCGCCGACATGCCACCTGCACGCCTGCTGGCCGCATTTGGCGCGCTGGCAGGCCAGATGTCGGGCGCGACGCGCGTCGACATTGCCTACAGGGATGCGCAGGTCGCGCAAAGTGCTGCCGCCGCCACGGGATACATCGCGCCCTGGGTGCCATTGGGGGCCGATCTGGGCGCGACCGTGGCGCAGGCGGAGCGGCAGATGACCGCACGGCTGGCGCTGATAGCCCGGGCACCGGGCTATGCGACCGACCTGATCGCCCGTGATCCCGCGCTGACCCCGCCCGAGGTGCCGCATCTGGCAGCCGTCGCCGATGGCGCGCAGGTTGAGGGGGCGGTTGTGACGATGGCGCTGGACCGGCGTGAACTGACCATTGATCTGGCCCGCCTGCCACGCGCCGAGGCTGAGCGCATGGCCGCGCGCCTGGCGCATCTTGCGCAGCACCTCGCGGATGACATTCCTTTGAATGACCTGCCTCTGTTGCCAGAGTCAGAGCAAGACGCGTTGCTGCATGGTCTCAACGACACGGCGCGCTTCTATGACCGGCTTTGCATCCATACCGCGTTCGAGGCGCAGGTGGAACGCACCCCCGACGCTTTGGCCCTGGTCTTCGAGGGGCAGTCGCTGAGCTATGCTGACCTCAACGCCCGGGCCAACCGTGTTGCGCATGTCCTGCGCGGCATGGGGGTGGTGCCTGA harbors:
- a CDS encoding glycosyltransferase, coding for MTSTVLTIILNYKTADMTLRAAESALQAMEGIPGAITIVDNDSGDGSFEMMRNAVALKGWDRVRVVASDRNGGFGAGNNFGMRLGLPGGARPDYIYGLNSDAFPDRHAIDRLRQYLDQHPKAAFAGSYVHGDDGATHTSAFRFPSVLGELENGIKTGFVTKLLAKHVVPMKQPETTCPVDWISGASFMMRQDALDAIGLFDETFFLYFEETDLCLRARRHGWSVVYVHDSVVEHIGSVSTGMKVWHRVPGYWYDSRFHYFHKNHGKLYTVAATAALVLGEGIYALRRVIQQKPAITPPHFVRDLLSHHLKRLMPGGGATTISTSGSQSGNKSGVKAQ